CAGGGCAGGCAAATAATGATCGATTGCGGCGCTTTTCAGGGCAAAAGAAAAGAAGCGGATGAAAAAAATCGAAACTGGTCGTTTAATGCCAGTGAGGTGCATGCCGCCATTTTAACTCATGCCCATTTTGACCACTCAGGATTATTGCCCCTCTTGATTAAAAACGGCTATGAGGGCAACGTGTACAGTACGCCCGCCTCGCGAGATCTCTCCAGCCTGATTATGATGGACTCTGCCCACATTCAGGCCAAAGATATTGAATTCCTGAAAAAAAAGGCAAAAAAACGGGGCGAGGTGTTCGAAAAACAGCCTCTTTATACCGAAGATGATGTCGCCCGGACGCTGGATCATTTTATAACGGTTTCCTATCACCGTCCCTTTTGGGTGGAAGAGGGCGTTAAAGCGACCTTTTACGATGCCGGTCATATTTTAGGCTCGGCCTCGATTCTGTTGGAGATTAATCGTAACGGACAGCAAATGCGTATCGGATTTAGCGGAGATCTGGGAAGAAAAAATTTACCCATCATTCGCGATCCGGAAGTTTTGCCCGATGTGGATTACCTGATCATGGAAAGCACCTACGGACATCGCCTGCACGATCCTATCGAATCGGCCATGGATAAACTGGCAGAAGTGATCAATCGAACGGCGGAGCGAGGCGGTAAAATTATTATCCCTGCTTTTGCCGTGGAACGCACGCAGGAACTGATCTATTTTATTCACCTACTCCATGATCAGAAAAAAATTCCGGAAATACCGGTTTATGTGGACAGCCCCATGGCGGTTAATGCGACGGCCATCTTCCGCGTCCATCAGGAATGTTACGATCAGGAAACGCGCGAGGCGTTTTTACAGCATCACAAAAATCCCTTTGGATTCAATGAAGTTCGATACATTACCAATGTGGAAGAGAGTAAAAAACTGAACGGCCTGACCGAACCGGCCATCATTATTTCATCAAGCGGCATGTGCGAAGCGGGCCGCATATTGCACCACCTGGCCAATAATATCGAAAATCCCAGGAATACCATTATGATTGTTGGCTTTATGGCTGAGCACACGCTGGGCAGACGCATTAAAGAAGAACAACCGGAGGTGAAGATTTTCGGCGAATATTACAAACTTAAGGCCGAAGTGGTGACCATGAACGCTTTTAGCGCGCACGCCGATTATTCTGAGATTATGGAATACGTGGAACAATTAAATTTCAAAAAATTAAAAAGGATCTTTTTAGTGCACGGCGAACCAGACGCACAGGCCAACCTTAAAAAGCTGCTCGAGGCCAAAAATTACAGCGTCACCATTGTGCGCTATGGAGAAAATTATACCTTACAGGTTTAGGATGTGCGCGTTGTCACTTCATTTAAATGAATAAATGATTAATATGGATGTTAAATAATAATATAAATCGACTTATTAATAATGCTGACAAATTCTTTATTTTAATATAACAGAATGAGAATGTTTTTTAATAAGCAAAAAAATAATATTTGAAGTTAAAAGTAACTTATCATTACTTTTAAGAGAAACCGATAAGGCAACTTACTTATTAATAAAACTTAATTTAAGGAGGAACTATTATGCGTAAAATAATTCTTTTAACTTTTGTATTGGCTTTTGCATTTGTCATGGAAGCCAGGGCTCAGGTTAACTTCAGTTTTAACGGTATCGGTGTTCATGCCGGTTATGTTAAACCAGAAGACCCAATTGAAAGCACCGTTGGCTTTGGCGTTCGTGCCGATTTGGGAACGTTAATGAAGGACAACATTACCATGGGAGCGTTTATCGATTACTGGGGTAAAAAATACGGCACAACGGGAAATGAGGTGACTTTTTCTGAAGTGACTATTGCGCCGTTTGTCCATTATAATTTTGCCACCGACGGTAAATTTATTCCCTATGCAGGCGGAGGACTGGGCTTTGCGATTAATTCAAGTGAGATTACGATTTCATATTTTGGTTATACCGAAAGCTCTTCTTCTTCGGATACAGACATTGTTTTGTTTGGCGTGGGCGGAGCAAAAATGGACTTAACCGATAAGATGACGGGCTTTGCCGAAGCGCGCTATCAGATTGGCGATATCGACGTGTTAAGCATCTTATTTGGAGTTGTTTACACGTTAGGTCAGTAAAAATACACGCACATCATTTGTAAAAAAAGCTGCTCTTGTGAGCAGCTTTTTTTAATCAAACAGTTCGATAATATCTTCTTTGGTTAATGATTTGAAAAATCCCTCTTCCGTGGCGATCAGTGAATCCACTAAATGACGTTTTTTCTCTTGCAGTTTCACAATCTTTTCTTCTACGCTATCTTTAGAGATTAATTTGTAAGCAAACACTTTTTTGGTCTGTCCTATGCGATAGGCGCGGTCTGTGGCCTGCATTTCCACCGCCGGATTCCACCAGGGATCGTAGTGGATGACGTAGTCGGCTGCCGTAAGGTTTAGCCCCGTACCGCCGGCTTTTAAACTGATTAAAAAGATGCGCACATTTTCGTTGTTCTGAAAAAGTTCCACCTGCGCCTGGCGATCTTTGGTCTGGCCGTCCAGATAGGCGTAGCTGATGCCGTCTTCATCCAATTTGCTGCGAATAATGTGCAGCATTTTTACGAACTGGCTGAAGATGAGCACTTTATGTTTTTCGGAAACGATCTCTGCGATCATTTCCATCAATGCGTCAAATTTGCCGGCTCCGTTATTAAAACCGGGTTCAACCAGCCCTGGATGGCAGGCAATCTGCCGCAGGCGGGTAAGGCCCTCCAGTACCTTGAACTTGGACTTGTTAAGCCCCTGGCTTTCAATTTCGGCCAGGATGCTGTCTTTGTAGGCTGTGCGCCATTTATTGTACAGCTTTTGCTGATCGTCGGTCATTGGCGAGAAGATGATGTTTTCTACTTTTGGCGGCAATTCTTTGGCCACATCTTCTTTGGTGCGCCGCAGAATAAAGGGAAAGATCAAACGACGTAACGCGCTGGCTACCTGTACGTTTTGCTCTTTTTCGATGGGCCTCATGAACGTTTCTTTAAAAAAGTTCAGATCGCCGAGCAAACCTGGGTTGATGAAGGCAAACTGCGCCCACAGGTCCATGGTATTGTTTTCAACGGGCGTGCCGGTTAGCGCCAGACGGTTTCGTGCGTTAAGTAAGCGTACGGCCTTCGAGGTTTCGGACAAGGGGTTTTTGATGTTTTGCGATTCGTCGAGAATGGCGTAGTTGAATTCGATCTCTTTAAGCAAAATGATATCGCGCCGCACATGGCCGTAAGTAGTTAAAATTAACGGGAATTTTTTCAAACGACGAATATCGCGCGTCCGCCGCGTTCCGTAATGCACCAGATATTTTATTTGCGGGGTAAAACGTTGAATCTCCTGCATCCAGTTGAAAATCAAAGAAGTCGGCACCACAACCAGATTGGGTTTTTTGGGATTCTCTTTTATCTCCTTCAATAATAACGCTAAAGTCTGGATGGTTTTACCCAACCCCATATCGTCGGCCAGAATTCCGCCGAAACCGTATTCCTTAAGAAAATTCATCCAATCGTAACCGGCCTTCTGGTAATCGCGCAATGTGCCTTTTAAACCTTCTGGCAGCGGATATTCTTTGATCTTTTCGAATTGATCCAATCGTTTGAGCTTTTCCTGACTGAGAACATCGATCTTTTTCTGATCGGCATCAGCCAGCAACTGGTCAATAAAGGTTACATGGTAATTGGCGAAGCGCAGGGAGTCGCCTTCTACTTTTCCAAAATTGAGCATGTAAGTAATTTTTTCAATCAGCTTTTGCGGAAGGCGAGCAATGCTTCCGTCGCGCAGTTTTACGAACTTTTTATTGGAGCGGATCGCTTTTTTCAATTCTGCCAGCGTTACCTGAATGCCGTCAAAAGTCAGGCTCAATTCAATATCAAACCAGTCTGTCTCAGAAGAAACGGATAGCCCGAAGTTGGCCGGCGCGCGGTTTACCCGGAAACGGACTAATTTCTCTTCACCTAAAATTTCAAACCCCTGTTCGTGCAATTTGGGCAAACCGTCAAACAACCAGTCCAGCGATTCTTCAAACGAGGCGTAAAACAGTCCCGGCGTGTCTTCTAAAATATTCGTTTCCAGAATTTGCTCGCGCAAGCGGGCCTCTGTTTCCCGATCTCTTCTGACGCGGATGACCCTGCGCGAAGAGGTGTCGTAATGCAGGTACTCGTCATTGGGGTAGCTGTAGGCAATTTCGATGTCATTGTAAAAAACCGAGAACGATACCACCAGTTGGTCTTCCATCTCTTCCAGGTACAAGCGTTTGCCGGTAACCGTATTAATTTCCGAAACTTCGATGCCCGGCGGGAATTCAACATAAGGAAAGATGGGCAGTTTTGCCAGATAATCGGAAATAAAGCTCTGATATTCGCTTTTTTTGACTTTTACTTCCAGATTTTCATCAATAAACGATTTGATGTAGGCGTAGCTTAACGGAAAATCGCAAAGGTTAAGTTTATTCTTGTAAAAGAACCAGATCGGATTAACGGTCAGGATTTTCATGTCTTTAGTTATCGGGACTTGCTCTTCATCTCTGACAAAATACGGCCTGAAAATGTAAAGATCGTTTTCTTCATCCAGATTCAATTTAAAGATCAGCTTCCACGGACGCTTGCCGAACCGGATGCGCGGACCGATGGTGCCATCTTCATTTTTTAGATGCAGTTCGCTGTTGCGCAGCAAATAAAACAATTGACCGGCGTCCAGTCCGAAATCCAGGTAGCTGGTTTCCAGCCGCCCCCGATAATAAACCGACGGCTGCTGTGTTTGAATGCGCTCCAGATACGAGATGGCAATCAAGTCGCCGGAAGTGCGGAAAACATTCTGGCCGGAGAGTTCGCCAAAAGAGGGCTCCTGCATTCTTCCGTAAGAGCCGTCTTTTTTCATATAAACTTTTACCGGTTTAATATTCCAGTAATTCTCTGCCAGATGCATGATGTAAATCAGCTTCCAGCGAACTTCCTGCGAAAATTCGTTGTCCACTTTCTGGATGGTAATTAACTTTTCGAAGTATTCTCGCCAGTTGTCCTGTTGAGTTACCTGCTCGCTTTCTGCAGAACGTTGTTCGTCAATTATTTTTAAAGCCACGGCTACAACATGTTTGCAGGTGTAATTGTATGGGCAGGTGCAGGTCGATTCAAAAGAATGCTCGTTTACCGTCAAACGAACGATGTACGGATAGGTGCCCTGCACGGTGGCCAGTACCGATATATTATCCCATTGTTTAATCTTGACTCGACCCTGTTTGAAATACTCTAAACCCTGTTTAAAGATTATGTCCGGAACCCGATCTTTCAGGTCTCTAATATCTATTTTCAACTCCAAACCTCATTTGAATTTTATTAAACCCATTTTTTTAAAAAAATATACAAAACTGTTTATTAATATAACAATAATATTTTTTTATTTCAAAATGAATTTCAAAATTTCTTATATTATTTTTATATTTTTTTTTAATAATCGGGAAGCTGTCAATATGAACAACGAAATATTAAAAAACTTTGCCATCAGTTTTGTTCCAATTTTTGTGTTCATCGTGGTGGAAGCGATATACGGCACAACCGCCGGTTTAATCACGGCCATTATCTCCGGAAGCGCTTACTTTATCTACTACTTAATCCGCTTTAGAGAAGTGGAAAAGATGATTTTGCTGGATACGGCGCTGATTGTGATTACCGGTGGCCTGTCTATCCTTTTACACGACGCCATCTTCTTTAAAATAAAGCCGGCATTAATAGAGACTATCATTCTGGTTTTGGTTGGTTTGCACGCTTTTTCGGATAGGCCGGTTCTGTTGCACATGAGTAAACGCTTTATGAACGGGATGCAGATTAATCAGATACAAGTGCGTTTGCTAAAACAGATGAGCAAATGGTTGTTTTATGTAATCTTTTTACATGTGCTTCTTATTTTGTACTCTGCCTTTTACTGGTCAGAAGAGGCCTGGGCCTTTGTGTCCGGCGGTCTGTTCTATATTTTACTGGGCGGCATTGTGGTCGTTCAATTTGTGTATTTTAAGTTTTTTAAAAAACCTGCGCTTCCAAAAGTTATGCCTGAAGGCGATGAAGAATACTTCGATATTGTCGATCCGCAAGGGCGTATTTTAGGTAGCGCTCCCAGGAGCGCAGTCCATGGAAATCCTCAATTGCTGCATCCCACGGTTCATATTCACATTTTAAATCGGCAGGGACAGTTGTATTTACAAAAGCGATCGCAAAACAAAGACCTTTATCCCGGATTCTGGGATACCGCGGTCGGAGGGCATGTGCGTCATGGCGAAGCAATAGACGATGCCATGAAACGCGAGGCAAAGGAAGAACTGGGCATCGACGCCAGCAAAGCCAGGCCTTTAATTCGCTATGTTATGCGTAATCCCTATGAGAGCGAATTGGTTCATGTTTTTAAAATGCGCCATGACGGCCCGTTCAAAATTAATCGGGATGAGATCGAAATAGGCCGCTTCTGGTCGCTTTTTGAAATTAAAAAAATGTTGGGTAAGGGCGTGTTTACGCCGAATTTTGAACAGGAATTTCAAATCCTCGAAAAAAACAGATTGCTTTAATTGAAATTAGTTTGGGCAACGTCGATTTTAAAACAGGGGCAGCACAACCGCCCCCCTCTTCGTCCGCAGCTGGAATCGGAATTACCGGCCGGCGACCATTCAACGATGTGGTAACCCTCACCCCCTGCACCCCCTCTCCCAGAATAAAAGTCTGGGAGAGGGGGGAGCTGATCATATTCACAGTCAGCTGTTTTCATCAAACGATGTACAGCATTAAAGCTTTCATTGAACCATTTAACTCTTGCACTATCACCCCTTCGTCCGCAACTGGAATCGGAAAGACCGGCCGGTGACCATTCAACGATGTGGTAGCCCTCACCCCCTGCACCCCCTCTCCCAGAATAAAAGTCTGGGAGAGGGGGGAGCTGATCATATTCACAGTCGGCTGTTTTCATCAAACGATGTACAGCATTAAAGCTTTCATTGAACCATTTAACTCTTGCACTATCACCCCTTCGTCCGCAACTGGAATCGGAATTACCGGCCGGTGACCATTCAACCATTCAACCATTCAACCATTCAACCATTCAACTATTAAACTATTAAACTATTAAACCATTCATCCATTACACCCAGCCGCGAATTTTGCACGCTTCGGCCACGCGGGCAACGCCCACTACCATGGCTGCCAGCCGCGGATGGACGCCTTTTTCCCTTAACGCGTCGCTAAAAGATTGGAAAGCGTTGCTAATTTTTTTATCCAGCCGCGCATGAACGGTAGCTTCTTCCCACATTTCGCCTCCGCTGTTTTGCAGCATCTCAAAGTACGAAACCGTAACACCGCCTGCGCTGGCTAAAATATCGGGCAGCACAAAGATATTACGATGATAAAGAATTAAATCGGCTTCCGGTGTGGTTGGGCCGTTAGCCAGCTCGCAGATAATTTTAGCTTTAATCAGGCCGGCGTTTTTTTCGGAGATGGCGTTTTCCAGAGCGGCGGGATACAGCACGTCCACATCCAGTTCCAGAACGGCGTCGCTGGGAATGTGCCGGGCGCCCGGGAAGTTGAGCACCGTTCCGGTTTTAAGTTTATGGGTTACCAGTTCTTTGGCGTTAATGCCATCGGGATTCAAAATGCCGCCTCTTGAATCGCAGGCGGCGATTAATTTTCCGCCTAACAGTTCTTCGTGCAGCAGGGCGGCTCGCTGTCCGGCATTGCCGAATCCCTGTATGGCAAAAGTTTTGGGCTCAATATTCAGGAATTTACAGGCTTCTCTAACGGAGATAACGCCCCCGCGCGAAGTGGCGTCGCGTCTGCCTTCTGTGCCGCCGATGGGAAGCGGTTTATCCGTAAAAACGCCTGGTTGGTGTTTGCGCACAATCGTTTCAAATTCATCCAGCATCCAGGCCATGGTTTGAGGAGTGGTGTACACATCCGGCGCCGGCACGTCTTTGTCCACGCCCAATATATCTGCAGAAGCTCGGATGTAGGCGCGAGCGATATTTTCCAGCTCTTTTTGCGACAGGTGGCGCGGGTCGCACACCACGCCGCCCTTAGCGCCGCCCAGCGGCAAATCTACCACGGCGGTTTTCCAGGTCATCCAGGCCGCCAGGGCGCGCACCACATCCACGGTCTCGTCCGGATGGAAACGAATGCCGCCTTTAGCAGGGCCGCGCGCGTAATTGTATTGCACGCGATAGGCATGGAAAATTTCAAACCTTCCGTCGTCCATGCGCACGGGAAAGGTAAATTTGAATTCTCGTTGCGGCCATTTCAAAAATTCCGTGGTTGCCTTATCCAGATTCAGAATGCGGGCCGCTTCCTCAACCTGTTGCTGAGCGACCAAAAATGAGTTGTAAGATTTCATCCTTCCTTATCCTCTTTATTGTTTTCCGATTGGTTCGCGCTTGCTTCTGGGGGATCCAAAATAATTCTGTACCAGCAGTTTCTGCAAACCAGCATACGATCCACGCTTAAAAGAACCTGTTCCCACAGGGTCAGCTCATTGCCGCAATGAGGGCAGAGATTGGGGGTGTTTTCTGATAGTTGGTCTTGCATTGGTTTTATACCCCTGGTTTGGTGATGATTCCCTGATTTTTACGCCCGTTCATTAAAATTTTGATGGGACGTTTTAGGCGAATATGATAGGTAAATTGGAAATGTTTATTCACGGGTTGTTTTTTTAACCAGTCCCAGTCAATGAAACCTCTGTTTTTAAATGGATTGACGGTAAAGTATCCGACCAGAAACGAAGTGAGATTCTGGAAAAAATGCGAACCTTGCGACGGCTCAACCATAAAATCTTTAAAACTGGTTTCAACAATAGCCTTAGCTCCGGAAATTTGTTCCCAATTAACCGGAATGCCCAGCCAGGGGTCTAAAGACCCCCAGCGCCCGACACCGATTAGCAGGTACGGGCGATTTTCATTAATCAGCAAAGCGTTTATTTTACTGATTTCTTCGGCTACCTGCTGAGATTTAGTGCGGTCAAATTTATGGTAATCAACATACACAATATCATAAATATCTTTAATGATACCGTGCCCCAGAATACAGGGGCTGTGGCAAATGATTTGATCCTGAGTATAGTCTTCCACATTGATTTGCTCTAACTCGCGCTTTAATACCAGCGGACGCATTTGCAGAACGCCAAATTCTTTGAGTTTTTCCGGATTGTCGCCGTTCATGTTTACGGCAAATTCAATTTCTACAGGCGTTCCCATGCCCCAGGAACCCATTTCTAATAATAGGGTAAGAATTTGGCTTAATGGAAATAATTTGTGTTTTAAGATGGGGGCAAAACTGACCACGCGCGCTCCGTTTCTGGCCAGACCGTCCACAATACGATCTTCATCGGGAACATAGGTTGATCCCACGTAATACAAAGCGCCATCCTTTTCGGCCTGTTTTAAGGGGAATAGGCGCACCGCTTCGTCAAAAGGTTGCAGCGAATCGCTGGCATGTTGATTAAAATCGAGCGCGTAGAATTTGTGCTGACTGGTTCTTAAAAATTCTTTTACCGAATAAAGCTGAGCCAGGTGATTGGGATAGCGAGGAGAAAATTTTAGCGTATTGCCGCCGTCAACCACCCATTCACCCAGGCCAAGGGCAACCGAAGCGATGCCGTCTTCTGGCTTTTGGGGGGGCGTGGGGTAAAAATTATAGCTTTTGGCCACGCCAGAAAAGGTGGGATAAAAACGGTTTTCATGACGCGAGCCCACCATTTTTTGAATAATGATCGCCATCTTCTCTTCTTCCAGACGATAGGAAGTGACGCGAATGTATTGTTTGGCAGCCTGATAAAAGGTGGAAGCGTACACGCGTTTAATAGCGTTTAACAACTCATTTAAACGAATTAAAGGATTTTCATGGTTATTGGCAATCATGTACGTCTGGTAAACGCCGGCGAACGGATGGTATTGCGAATCTTCTAACAAGCTGGAAGAGCGAACGGCCAGGGGAACCTGCACCAGCTCCAGAAAGGATACCAGCGAGGCGATAATATCCGCCGGAAATTTTGTTGCGCTTAAAAAGCGACGCGTAATTTCCCGGTCGTCGTCGCAGTTGAGGGCAAAGTGCCGCAAGTTATTGTCGTCTAAAAAGGCGTCGAATACATCGGTTCCCAGTACAACGGCCGGAGGGATAAAAATGCGCACGCCGTTAAAACGGTTGGTTATCTGGTAATTGGTAATCAAAGTGTTTACAAAGCTTAGTCCGCGCGCCTTACCGCCCAGCGAACCGCCGCCCAGACGGGCAAAACCGCTTTGCACGTCGAACGATTCTTTTTTAAAATCGGTGATAATGCCCTGCTGCCGAATTTTACGGTAAGTCCTCAGCGAGTTGATCAGATGCTGGCGCAAATCCTCAAGCGAAGGAAAATCGCTGACCTTCCTTGGGCGCAATTTATGGGCCAGCCAGAACTCGGTGCGCGCTTTTAGCCAGGTGGAAAAATGGTTGCGCTCGGCATGGTATTTTATGCTTTCCGGGGGCACTGTTTTTAACTGCTCTTCCAATGAAATCAAATCAGTGGCCCGGCCAACTTCAACGCCTTCCGGAGTTCTGAAAATAAAATCGCCAAAACCGAACTGCGTAATGGTAAACTTGCGCAGCTCTTGCAAAAGAGTAGGCGAATCTTTTAAGACAAAATGCGCGCCAATTTCCAGAGCGCGATCCTGGAATTGCGCATTATTGGATTGCAGTAAAACCGGAATGTCGTCGTGCCGTTTACGCACTTCGGCGGCAAATTTAAGGCCGGCTTCCGGATCATGCTTTCCGCCCTTTTTAAAATCAATGTCCGAAATCACGCCTAAGATGGTGTGCTGGTACTTGATGAAATATTCCCAGGCCTCTTCGTAGGTGGTGCACAAAAGAATTTTAGGACGGGCGCGCATGCGCAGATATTTATGCGTAAGGTTAACGCCTTCTAAAATTAAACGCTGC
This sequence is a window from Caldithrix abyssi DSM 13497. Protein-coding genes within it:
- a CDS encoding MBL fold metallo-hydrolase RNA specificity domain-containing protein — protein: MQVELYSHGAAQEVTGSKHFIKVQGRQIMIDCGAFQGKRKEADEKNRNWSFNASEVHAAILTHAHFDHSGLLPLLIKNGYEGNVYSTPASRDLSSLIMMDSAHIQAKDIEFLKKKAKKRGEVFEKQPLYTEDDVARTLDHFITVSYHRPFWVEEGVKATFYDAGHILGSASILLEINRNGQQMRIGFSGDLGRKNLPIIRDPEVLPDVDYLIMESTYGHRLHDPIESAMDKLAEVINRTAERGGKIIIPAFAVERTQELIYFIHLLHDQKKIPEIPVYVDSPMAVNATAIFRVHQECYDQETREAFLQHHKNPFGFNEVRYITNVEESKKLNGLTEPAIIISSSGMCEAGRILHHLANNIENPRNTIMIVGFMAEHTLGRRIKEEQPEVKIFGEYYKLKAEVVTMNAFSAHADYSEIMEYVEQLNFKKLKRIFLVHGEPDAQANLKKLLEAKNYSVTIVRYGENYTLQV
- a CDS encoding outer membrane beta-barrel protein; the encoded protein is MRKIILLTFVLAFAFVMEARAQVNFSFNGIGVHAGYVKPEDPIESTVGFGVRADLGTLMKDNITMGAFIDYWGKKYGTTGNEVTFSEVTIAPFVHYNFATDGKFIPYAGGGLGFAINSSEITISYFGYTESSSSSDTDIVLFGVGGAKMDLTDKMTGFAEARYQIGDIDVLSILFGVVYTLGQ
- a CDS encoding DEAD/DEAH box helicase, with translation MKIDIRDLKDRVPDIIFKQGLEYFKQGRVKIKQWDNISVLATVQGTYPYIVRLTVNEHSFESTCTCPYNYTCKHVVAVALKIIDEQRSAESEQVTQQDNWREYFEKLITIQKVDNEFSQEVRWKLIYIMHLAENYWNIKPVKVYMKKDGSYGRMQEPSFGELSGQNVFRTSGDLIAISYLERIQTQQPSVYYRGRLETSYLDFGLDAGQLFYLLRNSELHLKNEDGTIGPRIRFGKRPWKLIFKLNLDEENDLYIFRPYFVRDEEQVPITKDMKILTVNPIWFFYKNKLNLCDFPLSYAYIKSFIDENLEVKVKKSEYQSFISDYLAKLPIFPYVEFPPGIEVSEINTVTGKRLYLEEMEDQLVVSFSVFYNDIEIAYSYPNDEYLHYDTSSRRVIRVRRDRETEARLREQILETNILEDTPGLFYASFEESLDWLFDGLPKLHEQGFEILGEEKLVRFRVNRAPANFGLSVSSETDWFDIELSLTFDGIQVTLAELKKAIRSNKKFVKLRDGSIARLPQKLIEKITYMLNFGKVEGDSLRFANYHVTFIDQLLADADQKKIDVLSQEKLKRLDQFEKIKEYPLPEGLKGTLRDYQKAGYDWMNFLKEYGFGGILADDMGLGKTIQTLALLLKEIKENPKKPNLVVVPTSLIFNWMQEIQRFTPQIKYLVHYGTRRTRDIRRLKKFPLILTTYGHVRRDIILLKEIEFNYAILDESQNIKNPLSETSKAVRLLNARNRLALTGTPVENNTMDLWAQFAFINPGLLGDLNFFKETFMRPIEKEQNVQVASALRRLIFPFILRRTKEDVAKELPPKVENIIFSPMTDDQQKLYNKWRTAYKDSILAEIESQGLNKSKFKVLEGLTRLRQIACHPGLVEPGFNNGAGKFDALMEMIAEIVSEKHKVLIFSQFVKMLHIIRSKLDEDGISYAYLDGQTKDRQAQVELFQNNENVRIFLISLKAGGTGLNLTAADYVIHYDPWWNPAVEMQATDRAYRIGQTKKVFAYKLISKDSVEEKIVKLQEKKRHLVDSLIATEEGFFKSLTKEDIIELFD
- a CDS encoding NUDIX domain-containing protein, encoding MNNEILKNFAISFVPIFVFIVVEAIYGTTAGLITAIISGSAYFIYYLIRFREVEKMILLDTALIVITGGLSILLHDAIFFKIKPALIETIILVLVGLHAFSDRPVLLHMSKRFMNGMQINQIQVRLLKQMSKWLFYVIFLHVLLILYSAFYWSEEAWAFVSGGLFYILLGGIVVVQFVYFKFFKKPALPKVMPEGDEEYFDIVDPQGRILGSAPRSAVHGNPQLLHPTVHIHILNRQGQLYLQKRSQNKDLYPGFWDTAVGGHVRHGEAIDDAMKREAKEELGIDASKARPLIRYVMRNPYESELVHVFKMRHDGPFKINRDEIEIGRFWSLFEIKKMLGKGVFTPNFEQEFQILEKNRLL
- a CDS encoding Glu/Leu/Phe/Val family dehydrogenase — encoded protein: MKSYNSFLVAQQQVEEAARILNLDKATTEFLKWPQREFKFTFPVRMDDGRFEIFHAYRVQYNYARGPAKGGIRFHPDETVDVVRALAAWMTWKTAVVDLPLGGAKGGVVCDPRHLSQKELENIARAYIRASADILGVDKDVPAPDVYTTPQTMAWMLDEFETIVRKHQPGVFTDKPLPIGGTEGRRDATSRGGVISVREACKFLNIEPKTFAIQGFGNAGQRAALLHEELLGGKLIAACDSRGGILNPDGINAKELVTHKLKTGTVLNFPGARHIPSDAVLELDVDVLYPAALENAISEKNAGLIKAKIICELANGPTTPEADLILYHRNIFVLPDILASAGGVTVSYFEMLQNSGGEMWEEATVHARLDKKISNAFQSFSDALREKGVHPRLAAMVVGVARVAEACKIRGWV
- a CDS encoding PEP/pyruvate-binding domain-containing protein, which produces MSDKKQGFHPFDSPLVEHGYGTRFQGFQHLMRHRIRDILLVSSLYDLYVFEEDGRLYELIREEYQGLNLSHVPEITRVSRGEDALALASEEKRFDLIITTPHIEDMDSTQLAREIRQAGLKIPVVLLAYDNRELSELLNHADSRVFDRIFIWTGNFRIVVAIVKHLEDIMNVEQDTRLVGVQSIILIEDNIRFYSAYLPLLYTEILKQSQRLILEGVNLTHKYLRMRARPKILLCTTYEEAWEYFIKYQHTILGVISDIDFKKGGKHDPEAGLKFAAEVRKRHDDIPVLLQSNNAQFQDRALEIGAHFVLKDSPTLLQELRKFTITQFGFGDFIFRTPEGVEVGRATDLISLEEQLKTVPPESIKYHAERNHFSTWLKARTEFWLAHKLRPRKVSDFPSLEDLRQHLINSLRTYRKIRQQGIITDFKKESFDVQSGFARLGGGSLGGKARGLSFVNTLITNYQITNRFNGVRIFIPPAVVLGTDVFDAFLDDNNLRHFALNCDDDREITRRFLSATKFPADIIASLVSFLELVQVPLAVRSSSLLEDSQYHPFAGVYQTYMIANNHENPLIRLNELLNAIKRVYASTFYQAAKQYIRVTSYRLEEEKMAIIIQKMVGSRHENRFYPTFSGVAKSYNFYPTPPQKPEDGIASVALGLGEWVVDGGNTLKFSPRYPNHLAQLYSVKEFLRTSQHKFYALDFNQHASDSLQPFDEAVRLFPLKQAEKDGALYYVGSTYVPDEDRIVDGLARNGARVVSFAPILKHKLFPLSQILTLLLEMGSWGMGTPVEIEFAVNMNGDNPEKLKEFGVLQMRPLVLKRELEQINVEDYTQDQIICHSPCILGHGIIKDIYDIVYVDYHKFDRTKSQQVAEEISKINALLINENRPYLLIGVGRWGSLDPWLGIPVNWEQISGAKAIVETSFKDFMVEPSQGSHFFQNLTSFLVGYFTVNPFKNRGFIDWDWLKKQPVNKHFQFTYHIRLKRPIKILMNGRKNQGIITKPGV